acgtgcaattgtcagttaaagcgacgcagtgccgtatcgcaaaaagtgcttatACAGCAACTAATGTAGAAGTTTTGGTTCCTTTTGGCCCACAATgctattacaggcataccccgcttttacGTACACAATGGGACCGGGGCATGTATGTAaagcgaaaatgtacttaaagtgaagcaataccttttttcacttctaaatgTGTGCACTGCATTGCAATAGTCATTTACAAGCATAACTGATATGAATAATGCATTGATAactaaaataaacacaatattcaaataaaaattgtaaGCTTACCCCATCTCATTGTTGTTGCAAGCCAGAGCAGCTGAGATAATTCATTGTGGTAGGAAGGGTGAAGGCATACAGGTATCTTCTGTTTCACTAGTCAAATCTTCAAAGGCGAGACGCTTTCTTGCTGGCGAAATGGGTGTACTACAAGAAGAAATCAGAGTAGGAGCAGGACTTGATGGTGATGTCAGAGCTGGAAATGGACTGTCAGTTATGCAGGTATCTTCTGTTTCACAAGTCAAGTCTTCAAAAATGAGGCGCTTTCTTGCTGGAGAATTGGGTGTACTACAAGTAGCAATAGGAGCAGGACACGGTGGTGATGTCAGAGCTGGAAACAGACTGTCAGTTGATGATGATCCGCGTGCTGGAGGTTTGAAGTGTAGCTCTCTTTTTCTCCCTGTAGATTTCTTTGTAACAGGCATAAGCCCCTGAGATGTTAGCATTGACTTTGGAACTTCTTTCAAAATCCCTATCATGCTTTTCAAATAGAGCCATGGCGCTATCAAGATGACGGAAAGCTTCAAAGAGAATTTTTGTTGTTAAACCTTCAGGCTGATGATCAATGATCTCAACCCCATCCTGCacatcttcttctctctcctcttcaaGTTCTAGAAGATCTTCATTGCTGAGGGACTCTGTGTGGGACGCAAGCAGTTCAGCAACATCTTCTGGCTCCACCTCCAGCTCTAACTGCCTTGCCATATCTACAATATTTTCAGTAACAGTAGCTACATGGTCTTCACAGCCTTCTGAATCATCAACTAACTGTGGGCATAATTTTTTCCAGGCCCTTTTCATTGTGGTTTCCTTTATGTCATTCCAAGCATCTCTTATAGTTTTAATGCAATCCAAGATGTTGTAGCTTTTCCAGAATTTGGATAGGACTTCTttaccttctccttcttctttgtctATTGCTGCAATACACTTACTGAATGTTCTTTTTAAGTAGTTTAACTTGAAGGCGGCAATGACGCATTGATCTATTGGCTGCAGTAGTGAGGTAGTATTTGGTGGTAGGAACTGCACTCGAATGTTAGGGTTCAGCTCATCTAGTGTTCGAGGGTGTCCAGGGGCATTATCAACAAGCAGCAAAATGTGGAAAGGGATATTGTTGTCCTTGCAATAGGCTTTCACCTCTGGAACAAAGCAGGTGTCAAACCAATCTTCAAAAAGGGCTGCAGTAACCCATGCTTTTTTGTTAGCTCTCCAATGCAATGGAAGCCTAGTTTTAACGTAGTTCTTCAAAGCTCTTGGATTTTCCCATCTGTAAATTAGCAAAGGCTTTAGCTTTAAGGTACCAGAAGCATTGCCACCTAACAGAAGGGTTATTCTATCTTTAGCTGGCTTGTAGCCTGGCATTGATCTTTCCTGTATTGCGATAAAGGTTCTTGCAGGCATCTTCTTCCAGAATAGACCAGTCTCATCCACATTAAAAATCTGATCCATGGAGTAGCCTCCATCTTGAATAATTTTGGCAAGCTCGCTTGGATAGCTTTCTGCAGCCTTATGATCTGCAGCAGCTGCCTCTCCTTGTATTTTAATGTTATGTAGGTTAGACCTTTTCTTGAACCTATCAAACCATCCACGGCTTGCAGAAAATTCTGCATCCTTTGCTGTCTCACCTTTCTTAGCCTTCAGGTCATTGAATAGACTTAAGGCTTTAGTTTGTATAATTGCCTGGTTGACAGGAACATGACGTGTAGTCTGATTTTCTATCCAAAGTATTAAGAGTCTCTCCATGTCTGCAACAATGCTATCTCTTTTTCGAATTGTTGTTGTGTTAACAGGTGTAGCACTCTTAATTTCTGCAAGaagtttttctctgttttttatgACGGTGTTAACTGTAGTCCGAGTGTAGCCTAGCCTTCGGCCTATTTCAGCTTGAGTTACACCTTCATCATACAACTTAATAATTTTAGCCTTCATATCCAAAGTAATTGATATACGGCTTTTTTTGGTACTATCTGCCATTATTCAATGCGTACCTGGCAAGCAATGCTGGGCTGGCTGGCGGACACCTCTGGGCAATGCTGGGCTGGCACCTCTGGGTCTTGgtgctggctggcaggcacctctGGGCATTGGTACTGGCTAGTGGGTACCTCTGGACCTTGGTACTGGCTGGCAGGCACCTATGTGCCTTGATGCTGGCTAGCaggcacctctgggccttggtgctggctggtGGGTACCTATGTGCCTTGATGCtggctggtgggtacctctgggccttgaTGCTGGCTAGCAGGCACCTCTGGGCTTTGGTGCtggctggtgggtacctctgggccttggtgctggctggtGGGTACCTATAGGCCTTGATGCtggctggtgggtacctctgggccttggtactGGCTGGCAGGCACCTATGGGCCTTGGTACTGGCTGGCAGGCACCTATGGGCCTTGATGCTGGCTAGCAGGCAACTatgggccttggtgctggctggtgggtacctctgggccttggtgctggctggtGGGTACCTATGTGCCTTGATGCTGGCTGGTGGGTACCCCTGGGCCTTGGTACTGGCTGGCAGGCACCTATGTGCCTTGATGCTGGCTAGCaggcacctctgggccttggtgctggtgggtacctctgggccttggtgctggtgggtacctctgggccttggtgctggctggtGGGTACCTATGGGCCTTGATGCtggctggtgggtacctctgggccttggtgcttgctggcaggcacctctgggccttggtgctggctggcGGGCACCTCTGGGCTGGCAGGCACGATAGGTACCTGTAACAATGAAAATAACagtgggggggtcaggggctATGATATGGGTCCAGggctggtagtggggggggggtcagggccaatAGCAGGGGGGGCGTACGGTACTTACGATTATGCAGACTGTGGCTGGTGAACAGCTCTGGGCTGGCGGCACCTCTGAGCAGCGCTGGGATTGCTGACAGGCAATGCTGAGCACCTATGCTGAGCACCTCTGGGCCGACAGGCAATGCTGGACTGGCTTGCTGGCAACGCGCAGGACGTTTTGCCTCTTCCCTCACAACTCTGGgcggcagctccgccctccagaTCATACTGCAACTGCGCGGCGCGGGAATGTCTGTAATTGCGAGGCACTTTACGTACACTTGCGGGCatgtccgtactcgcgagtgtacgtaaagtgagtgtccgcaaagcggggtatgcctgtattatgtaatgtgtttttgtggcaatttgtgttttttaatctgcccaacaacaaattgggcccaaaaaaatgtaaaatgcattttttttttttaaggctattatccgattaatcgaaaacaataatcggccaactaatctatTATGAAagtaatcgttagttgcagccctacatacCTGTATAGCTTAAATGATCAGTTGATTATGAGAAAACACTCTCTCATACATTATTTTGTACATAAAATGTCTGCCTATTACTGTATTTGAACAATATTACTGTATTAGAAAGAGTTGCATACAATTTGCATACAATTTGTTTTGCTTGCCTATTTTAGATTTTTCCTTTTACATCTATGTTTCTGTAAATTTGTGATATTGTTTCTTATAAAGAACAGCAGTGTTCTTATAAATGTTATATTATATTTCATCGGCTTacataatacatacagtatgtgtaaaGGTGGTCATACAAAGATCATGATTGTCATACAGCATGAATGTTCTGACGCATACAAGTGATTTTCTCGTCATATTTGGAGCACAGTCTACGGTACTTGTggacatcaggaaacagactttGAAATACATCTGTTGAAAGTGTTTTCCAACATtatattaaagcggaacttcagtaattttttcaactttccatctattaaatcctctgcccttgtgcCGCTTTGCACCTGAAGGGCGCATATCACCCTACTTCAGCCATGGCTCCCATTGAACAGTTCATCACGGTCTTAATGTGCTGTGTTTCCCAACCCGTGCTTCCGGACCAGAACCTATGGAACAGTCTTTAACTGCATGTGCTTCAGAAACAGCTCCTATGGAATAGCCCACAATGGTTTTACCGTGTTGCGCCTCTCAACATAGGCTTCAGAACCGGCTCCTATGAAACAGTCTATAACTGACTTCCAACATGTGTTTCATAATCAATACCTCTGGAACAGTCCTCAACTGTCTTCCAGCATGTGTTTCAGAACCAGTACCTCTGGAACAGTCCTTAACTGTCTTCCAACATGTGCTTCAGAAACAGCTCTTTGGAACAGTCCATAATGGTTTTAACGTGCTGTGCTTCCGAACACGTGCTGCTTTGCTACTGGGTGACACACCAACTTCCGTGACGGCTTCCATGTCACCATTCCGTATATTCTTCTTTTTTCTGACATCTTCAGGGTGTAGTAAAGGCAAGGGGTATCCATTCACTCACCATTCACACACTCAGAGCAGCATATTAACCAGCTTTCAGATACAGAGTCTCAAGGAGGGCCTTTCTTGCCCATCTTACTAGCCTAAAATACACCGTTGTCACACTACACCATGACATAAATCAACCCATTACCATAATATTTACATATATGCATATGACCCATCAAATTACATATCCCGCTCCAAACCTTCTATAACTCTTTACTGTAAATATGGGTCGGGATTATGCAGGCTTGTTCACAGTGGTTTTTCCTACTGCAACTTGGCCTGTCTGCGGTACCTCAGGGATCTAAATTGGCAGCAAAGTCTCTAATTTGTACAAAGAGACCCTACCGTCAATTCGTCCCTCAACTTGCATAGATAAGCAGGAGAGCTATATAAGTTTTGAATCTAACAACACATATAAATCTCAAACAATGACAAAAAACCCACAAAATTCTATCCCTGTGGTTGGATTCCAGTGACCATGCTCAGAGTATATCCTGCACCTCTACCTACTGTTAGGTTCAAGAAATACCCTTGTTTCATGACTGACGTTACATCGGTATCCTTTAGgacaggcatcactaaatggcggcccgcggtccgtgtccggcccgagctgctgctctttcCGGACCGCGGCGATCTCGCCATTTAGCTGCCGCTTTTGTCCCCAGCCTTCTCCGCTATTTGTTAGCAGAGAAGAGGAGCAgacggcgggaggcgggacaaTCCCGGACCGTGGGCGGGACCCGAGAGGTAGCTGCCTGTCATGTTAGAtggaggtgattggttgctaggaggcggtcctagcagccaatcaccagttcgccgGAAAGTCAACCCGACAGCTCCCGCGCCTTCAGTCCACGACTGTCCCGCCTCCCACCctccgctctgtgaaaggtaggagtggagagggaagggaggaaaatgtatgaaaagcggggcagtgctgtgtgtgtgtggagggggggtcatgtaaagggggcagtactgtgtgggggggtatgtgatggggtaatactgtgtggggggatatgtgatgggggcagtactgtgtgtgtggggggatatgtgatggggtaatactgtgtggggggatatgtgatggggtaatactgtgtggggggatatgtgatgggggcagtactgtgtgggggggtatgtgatggggtaatactgtgtggggggatatgtgatgggggcagtactgtgtgtgtgggggggtatgtgatggggtaatactgtgtggggggatatgtgatgggggcagtactgtgtgtgtgg
This window of the Rana temporaria chromosome 13, aRanTem1.1, whole genome shotgun sequence genome carries:
- the LOC120920364 gene encoding tigger transposable element-derived protein 1-like, translating into MADSTKKSRISITLDMKAKIIKLYDEGVTQAEIGRRLGYTRTTVNTVIKNREKLLAEIKSATPVNTTTIRKRDSIVADMERLLILWIENQTTRHVPVNQAIIQTKALSLFNDLKAKKGETAKDAEFSASRGWFDRFKKRSNLHNIKIQGEAAAADHKAAESYPSELAKIIQDGGYSMDQIFNVDETGLFWKKMPARTFIAIQERSMPGYKPAKDRITLLLGGNASGTLKLKPLLIYRWENPRALKNYVKTRLPLHWRANKKAWVTAALFEDWFDTCFVPEVKAYCKDNNIPFHILLLVDNAPGHPRTLDELNPNIRVQFLPPNTTSLLQPIDQCVIAAFKLNYLKRTFSKCIAAIDKEEGEGKEVLSKFWKSYNILDCIKTIRDAWNDIKETTMKRAWKKLCPQLVDDSEGCEDHVATVTENIVDMARQLELEVEPEDVAELLASHTESLSNEDLLELEEEREEDVQDGVEIIDHQPEGLTTKILFEAFRHLDSAMALFEKHDRDFERSSKVNANISGAYACYKEIYREKKRATLQTSSTRIIIN